A part of Salmo trutta chromosome 15, fSalTru1.1, whole genome shotgun sequence genomic DNA contains:
- the LOC115148209 gene encoding zinc finger protein 2 homolog — LRIHTGEKPYSCDQCGKSFTTSSYLIIHQRTHTGEKPYSCTECGKSFTQSSNLLSHQRTHTGEKSFSCNQCVKSFNTSSELTVHQRTHTGEKPYCCDQCGKTYISSCHLTRHQRVHTGEKPFHCSDCGKRFSSSQNMKKHQKTHTGEKPYSCNQCGKSFTRPDSLKLHQRTHTGEKPYSCNQCGNSF; from the coding sequence ctgagaattcacactggagagaaaccttacagctgtgatcaatgtgggaagagttttactacatctagctatctgattatacaccagagaacacatacaggagagaaaccgtacagctgtactgaatgtgggaagagttttactcagtcaagcaacctgttatcacaccagaggacacacacaggagagaaatcttttagttgtaatcaatgtgtgaaaagttttaatacatctagtgaactgactgtacaccagagaacacacacaggagagaaaccttattgctgtgatcaatgtgggaagacttatatttcatcttgccatctgactagacaccagcgagtacacacaggagagaagccattccactgttcagattgtggaaaaagattctcatcttcacagaatatgaagaagcaccagaaaacacacacaggagagaaaccttatagctgtaatcaatgtgggaagagttttactcggccagacagcctaaaattacaccagagaacacacacaggagagaaaccttatagctgtaaccaatgtgggaatagtttt